AAAGACGACCTTGCCCTGCTGATGACTTTGGAACAAGGCAAGCCGCTGCAGGAATCGCTCGGCGAAATCGACTATGCCGCCTCTTTCGTCGAATGGTATGCCGAAGAGGCAAAGCGCCTCAACGCCGAGAGCGTCACCAGCCATCTGCCGAATGCCGAGATGATGGTGAGGCGCGAGCCGCTCGGCGTTGTCGGCGTCGTCACGCCCTGGAATTTTCCGGCGGCGATGCTGACCCGCAAGGCGGCCGCCGCACTCGCCGCCGGCTGCACCATCGTCGCACACCCGTCCTCGGAGACGCCGCTGTCGGCGCTGGCGCTGGCTGAACTCGGCGAGCGCGCCGGCCTGCCCGCCGGTGTCTTCAACGTCATCACCGGCAAGGCAGCGACGATCGTCGGGCGCATGTGCGAAGACCCGCGCGTCCGCGCCATGAGTTTTACCGGCTCGACGGAGATCGGCCGGTTGATCGCCGCACAGTGTGCTCCGACGATGAAGCGGCTGGTGATGGAGCTTGGCGGCCATGCGCCGCTGATCGTCTTTGCCGACGCCGATGTCGACAACGCAGTGAGCATTGCCATCGATGCCAAGTTTGCAACGTCAGGCCAGGACTGCCTTGCCGCCAACCGCATCTATGTCCAGCGCCCGATCTACGATCGCTTCTGCGCCGCCTTTGCCGAGCGCATCGAGGCGCTGCGGACCGGCAATGGGCTTGTCGAAAAGATCGATATCGGACCGCTGATGCATGAGCGCGCCGTGACCAAGGTCGAGGAACAGGTCGCCGATGCCGTCGCCCATGGCGCGCGCTGCCTCACCGGCGGCAAGCGACATCAGGCCGGGCCGCTGTTCTATCAGCCGACGTTGCTGGTCGATGTCACTGATGAGGCGCTGATCATGCGCGAGGAGACTTTCGGGCCGGTCGCCGCCGTCACGCCGTTCGACAGTGAGGACGAAGTGACCGCCCGCGCCAACGCCACCGAATACGGCCTCGTCGCCTATGTCGTTACCGAGAACGGCGCCCGCCAGC
This region of Mesorhizobium sp. C432A genomic DNA includes:
- a CDS encoding NAD-dependent succinate-semialdehyde dehydrogenase encodes the protein MSAHFARSHRHEALDRLSDRRLLRELAYVDGHWTASEAAESFEVTDPATGATVAFVAALDAQQTTRAIGAAARAFPAWRSLLPQERSRILRKWFELIIAAKDDLALLMTLEQGKPLQESLGEIDYAASFVEWYAEEAKRLNAESVTSHLPNAEMMVRREPLGVVGVVTPWNFPAAMLTRKAAAALAAGCTIVAHPSSETPLSALALAELGERAGLPAGVFNVITGKAATIVGRMCEDPRVRAMSFTGSTEIGRLIAAQCAPTMKRLVMELGGHAPLIVFADADVDNAVSIAIDAKFATSGQDCLAANRIYVQRPIYDRFCAAFAERIEALRTGNGLVEKIDIGPLMHERAVTKVEEQVADAVAHGARCLTGGKRHQAGPLFYQPTLLVDVTDEALIMREETFGPVAAVTPFDSEDEVTARANATEYGLVAYVVTENGARQQRLGRALDYGMVAINRVKITGAPIPFGGVKQSGIGREGSRHGLEAFTDLKYLCLDVA